Below is a genomic region from Deltaproteobacteria bacterium.
CAGGGATCGGCTTTTTCTATTTGGGGGAATAGCAATAATGATAGAGACCGCGGCAGATATTATAAAAAATGCCATAGATAACTTAAGGAAGAACGGCGGCATAAAAACAGAAGATATCCCGGATATCATCATAGAAAGGCCGAAGAGGGATGAATTCGGTGATTATGCAACCAATGTGGCTATGCTGCTTGCGTCTAAAGAGGCCAGGCCGCCCAGACAGATTGCTGAAGTAATAGTAAAAGAGATAAAACCATCTGCATCTGTAAAGAAGGCTGAGATAGCAGGGCCTGGATTTATAAATATCTTCATGCAGGATGATTACTGGCTTAACCTTCTCAAAGAGGTCTATAGCCTTAAAGAGAGATACGGCACAAGCAATATCGGCGCAGGAAAAAAGGTTCAGGTGGAGTTTGTAAGCGCAAATCCCACAGGCCCGCTGCATATCGGCCACGGAAGGGGTGCGGCAGTTGGCGATGCGCTTGTAAATATATTAAAGGCAGCGGGATATGATGTTACAAAAGAATATTATATAAACGACAAAGGGCGGCAGATAGAAACACTGGGCAGGTCTGTATATCTCCGTTATCTGGAACTCTTTGGTAAAGGGGTGGAACTTCCGGAAGATGCATATAAAGGCGGCTATATAAAGGATTTGGCGGGTGATTATAAACAGAAGTTTGGCGATAGTTATGCCGTTATGGGATACAAGGAGGATGCTGTCAGCAAGTTTGCTGAATTTGCCAAGGGTGAGCTTTTGGAACATATTAAAAAAGACCTGCTGGATTTTGGCGTAGAATTTGATAAATGGTTCAGTGAAAACGACGACCTCTGCAATAAAAATTTTGTTACGAAGGCCATGGAAGAGCTTCAGACAAAAGGCGTTATATTTGAGGAAGAAGGGGCCAAGTGGTTTAGAACAACTACGTTCGGAGACGATAAAGACAGGGTTTTGAGAAAGGCAGACGGGGAGCTTACATATTTCGCTTCGGATATTGCCTATCACAAGAATAAAATGGAACGAGGCTTACATGGCATGGTAAATATCTGGGGGGCGGACCACCACGGTTATGAGGCGCGCGTACGGGCTGCGTTAAAGGCATTTGGCTATAATGACAGCGTTCTTAAAATAATCTTTATTCAGCTTGTATCTCTTCTGAGAAATGGCGTGCCGGTGCCGATGGGCAAAAGGGAAGGGGAGTTTGTTACATTAAGACAGGTTATAGATGAGGTTGGAAAAGACGCATGCCGGTTCTTCTTTCTTATGAGAAAATCAGATGCGCATCTTGACTTTGACCTGGAGCTTGCAAAAAAACAGACCCCTGAAAACCCTGTTTTCTATGTGCAGTATGCGCATGCCAGGATATGCAGTGTTGTAAAGCATGCGAAGGAAAAAAAGATTGCAATTCCGGATACAGAAGGTGTAAATATTAAGCTGTTGAGCATTAAAGAAGAATTGGATATTATAAAAAAACTCGCCTTTTTTCCTGATATTGTAAAAGGAAGCGCCATTGCCATGGAGCCGCACAGGATAACATTCTATCTTCAGGAACTGGCGGCTATGTTTCACCCCTATTATAACAAAAACAGGGTTGTAACAGAGGACGCAAAGCTGACAGACGCAAGACTATATTTATGCGAGGCTGTGAGGACAGTCCTGCAAAACGGTTTAAAGCTTTTAGGAATTTCTGCGCCTGAGGAGATGTGATGAAAAACTCAAAAATGTTCTATTTACTGCTTACTCTTGCTTTGACGCTATTCCTTTCAAATGGCAAAGAGATTATTGCGGCAGAAGGGGTTAAGGTCGCCATTATTCCGTGGAATGTAAATGCAGAAGAAGGTCTGGGGTATCTCAAAGATGCGGTTAATGACATGCTTGCATCGAGGATTGGCTCTGAACCAGCAATAGAGATTATAAAAGAGTCTGCCATTAAATCAGTTGTGTCTAAATATGGCAAGGAAGTGATAACAGAGGATATTGCAAAAAACATAGGCAAGGAAGTTAATGCAGATTATGTTATTTTTGGAAGCATTACAGTAATTGCAGACAGCGTGAGCATTGATGCCAGGACAATAGCTTTAAAAAAGGCTATATCGCCTGCATCTTTTGCCTCTCAAAGCAAAGGGCTGGGGAATCTCATATCACTGGTTGATGAAACGGCCAAAGATGCAAGGTTCAAGATATTAAATGCAGAAGGAATAAGCGCTTCTGCAGGCAGTCCTGCTCCATTCTCTTCTGCTCCATCCTCTCCTGCATATACAGGTAAATTTATTGCAAAGGAAAAACCTGCTGAAACACTAAAAGAGGGAGATTTTATAATCGCAGAAAAATCTAATACAAAGGGTGTCTGGCAGAGTTCTCAATTTGCCGCAGCAATGATATCTATAGATATCGCAGATGTTGATAATGACGGGAAAAATGAAATTGTCATGATTGACAGCCACAATCTCTTTATCTACCGGCTTAAAGGGCAAACGTTGGAGCTCGTAAAGGAATTCAAGGGAGATGTCTCTGTTAAAAATTATAGTGTATCAATTGCCGATATAAATAATAATGGCATCCCGGAAATTTATGTCACAAGAATGGCGAATGACAGATTGGATTCCTATGTGCTGGAATATAAAGATAATGAGTTTAAAACCATTGTGTCTGATTTGAAATGGTTTATAAGGGTAGTGAAAGATCCCAAGACAGGTCAGATACTCATTGGCCAGAAATATAGCGATACGCAGGGATATTTTGGCGCGGTGCAAAAACTTGATTGGAAAGATGGAAAACCGCAGGAAGTTAAGATTATAGACATACCAAAGGGCTTAAATTTATATAACTTTGAAATGGCGGATATGGACAGAGACGGGACAGTGGATGTTATTGCGCTGGATGAAAGATATTATCTGCGCATTTACAATAAAGATAAAGATGGGATATGGAAAGAATTATGGAAGAGCGGAGAATTTTACGGCGGGAGCCTGAATCGTCTGGAGCTTGGGGCGTCTTCAATCGGTCAGGAGGCGGGTGATTTTATAGATATAAAGGCAAGGATTGTTTATGCCGACCTTGATGGGGATGGATTGGGCGAGATAATAATCAGCAGAAATAACCCCGGCGTTTTAGGCCGTTACTTCAAACTGACCAGGTCTTATGATAATGGTGAAATTATAAACCTCAGATGGGAAGAAAATAGTCTTGAAGAAAACTGGAAGACAAAGAAGATTGACGGTTATATTGCGGATTATGTTGTAAATGATATAGATAATGACGGCCAGAAGGAGTTGGTGATATTGGTTGTTCTGGATGGTGGAACAGGAAAGAGTTATGTTATGGCCTATAAGACAAAGAAAATGCCTTCAGAATAGAGAAAGGTGGATTGCGGCAGGCCAAACTATCTTGGAATGACTGTCTTTAATATGTCTTCCACAAAGCTCTTTATTTCTGTCAGCCCTTTTTCAGTGGCTGCCTCAAACCTGAGAACCAGAACAGGCTGTGTATTGCTGGCCCGAATTAGCGCCCATCCGTAGTCAAATACGAGTCTTAAGCCGTCTATCCTGATTATATCTCTTACCGCCGGGAGACCCCTTTGTTTTTGGCTTATCGTTTCTGACAATCTATCTATTACACCAAACTTCTTATCATCAGGACAGTCAATCCGTATTTCAGGGGTTGTGCATGTCTTTGGCAGACCGGCAAGGAGGCTGGAAAATCGGACAGCCGGTTCTTTAAATCTGTGTTTTGAAAATATCTCCGCCAGTCTGCATGACGCATAAATTGCGTCATCATAGCCAAAATATCTGTCTGCAAAAAATATATGTCCGCTCATCTCGCCTGCAAAAATTGCCCCTGTTTCTTTCATCTTTGATTTTATCAGAGAATGGCCTGTCTTCCACATAATTGCATTGCCGCCCAGCCGCTCTATCTCATCGTACATAACCTGCGAACATTTAACATCGCCTATAAATTTAAGTTTTGACTTTTGACTTTTGACTTTTGATTTTTCTAATATATCTCTTGCAAATATTATCAGCAGTTGGTCTCCCCATATGATTGCGCCATTTTCATCAACAACACCAATTCTATCTGCATCGCCGTCATAGGCAATGCCAAAATCAGCCTTTTGGGTTTTAACAGTCTCTATCAAATCTTTTAAATTCTCTGGGATAGTAGGATCAGGATGATGATTAGGGAAATTGCCGTCCGGCTCGCAAAAAAGCTCTATAACATCGCAGCCCAATTCTCTTAAGAGTTTAGGCGCAACAGGGCCTGCTGTGCCGTTGCCTGCGTCAACAACGAGTTTAACAGGGGTCTTAATAGAACCCTTAAATTGCCTTTTCAAATAATCTATATACGCCGGAATAATATCGTAATATTCTATTTTCCCCCGACCCCTGTCCCCTGACCCTTGATACCTGCCTTCTATTATCTTCCTTATCTCCTGAATCTCTTGCCCATATATAGTCTGTTTGCCAACGGTTATCTTGAAGCCGTTGAACTCAGGAGGGTTATGGCTGCCTGTTATCATAATGCCGCCTTCAAGGCTTAGATGAAATATGGAGAAATATTGCAGGGGCGTTGGACATTCGCCAATATCCACGACATCAACACCGGTTGAAATTATCCCTTCAATCAATGCGTCTCTTAATATGTTTGAACTGAGTCTGACATCCCTGCCAACGTTGACTTTGAGCTTTGAGCTTTGATTTTTGACTTTTGAGCTTTGACTTGTGACTTGTGACTTGTGACTTTTGACTTTTGAATTAAGATATATCCCGTATGCCATGCCTACGGCTCTGGCCGCTTCAGCGGTCAGGTCTTTGTTAAATATCCCCCGGATATCGTATTGCCGGAATATCTCCGGATTAACGTTTGTAATCATCAGACAGCCTTTCTATATCGTCCTCGCCAAGGTATTCGCCGTTCTGCACTTCTATAATCTGCAGCGGAACCCTGCCCATATTTTCAAGCCGGTGTTTTGTTGACATGGGGATGTATGTGCTCTCATTGGGATGCACATCATAAACCTCTCTGTCCTTTGTAACGCGGGCTGTGCCTGAAACAACAACCCAGTGTTCGCTTCTGTGGCGGTGAATCTGAAGGCTGAGCCTTGCGCCCGGCTTTATGAACAGCCTTTTTATCTTATACCTTTCGCCGGTTTCAAGCACAGTGTATGCCCCCCACGGCCTCTCAACTGTCTTGTGAATAAGATATTCTTCTCTGCCATGTTTTTTTAATTCATCAACAATCTTTTTAACATCCTGCGCCTTTTCCTTTCGGCATACAAGGGTGGCGTCAGCCGTGTCAACAACAACCATATCCTTTAAACCAATAGTTGCAACAAGCCTGCCGCCGCTGAATACAATAGAATCCCTGCTCTCAACATCAATAACATTGCCTTTAATTATATTGCCGTTTACATCATGGGGAAGCGCCTCATCAAGGGCTGCCCAACTGCCGACGTCCGACCATCCGATATCAGCAGGCACAACCATCACATTTTTGCTCTTTTCAAGCACGGCATAGTCAATGGATACAGTGTCAAGTTCTGAATATACCCCTTCTATAACTTTTTTTTCGTCTTTCGTACCAATTGTCTTTTCTATCTTTAAAAGCCCGTTGTAGAGCGCCGGCATATATTTTTTAATCTCTTCAAGGATTGCGGATGTCTTCCATACGAAGATCCCGCTGTTCCAGAGATAATTGCTGTCTTTCAAGTATTTTTGCGCTGTTTTTGCATCCGGTTTTTCAGTAAATTTTTCTACCTTTCTAACCCCTGTCCCCTGACCCCTAACCCCTGCCTTTATATATCCATATCCTGTCTCCGGCCTTGATGGTTTTATGCCAAGGGTTACAAGCCAGTTGCCTTCCGCG
It encodes:
- a CDS encoding VCBS repeat-containing protein, producing the protein MKNSKMFYLLLTLALTLFLSNGKEIIAAEGVKVAIIPWNVNAEEGLGYLKDAVNDMLASRIGSEPAIEIIKESAIKSVVSKYGKEVITEDIAKNIGKEVNADYVIFGSITVIADSVSIDARTIALKKAISPASFASQSKGLGNLISLVDETAKDARFKILNAEGISASAGSPAPFSSAPSSPAYTGKFIAKEKPAETLKEGDFIIAEKSNTKGVWQSSQFAAAMISIDIADVDNDGKNEIVMIDSHNLFIYRLKGQTLELVKEFKGDVSVKNYSVSIADINNNGIPEIYVTRMANDRLDSYVLEYKDNEFKTIVSDLKWFIRVVKDPKTGQILIGQKYSDTQGYFGAVQKLDWKDGKPQEVKIIDIPKGLNLYNFEMADMDRDGTVDVIALDERYYLRIYNKDKDGIWKELWKSGEFYGGSLNRLELGASSIGQEAGDFIDIKARIVYADLDGDGLGEIIISRNNPGVLGRYFKLTRSYDNGEIINLRWEENSLEENWKTKKIDGYIADYVVNDIDNDGQKELVILVVLDGGTGKSYVMAYKTKKMPSE
- a CDS encoding phosphomannomutase/phosphoglucomutase is translated as MITNVNPEIFRQYDIRGIFNKDLTAEAARAVGMAYGIYLNSKVKSHKSQVTSQSSKVKNQSSKLKVNVGRDVRLSSNILRDALIEGIISTGVDVVDIGECPTPLQYFSIFHLSLEGGIMITGSHNPPEFNGFKITVGKQTIYGQEIQEIRKIIEGRYQGSGDRGRGKIEYYDIIPAYIDYLKRQFKGSIKTPVKLVVDAGNGTAGPVAPKLLRELGCDVIELFCEPDGNFPNHHPDPTIPENLKDLIETVKTQKADFGIAYDGDADRIGVVDENGAIIWGDQLLIIFARDILEKSKVKSQKSKLKFIGDVKCSQVMYDEIERLGGNAIMWKTGHSLIKSKMKETGAIFAGEMSGHIFFADRYFGYDDAIYASCRLAEIFSKHRFKEPAVRFSSLLAGLPKTCTTPEIRIDCPDDKKFGVIDRLSETISQKQRGLPAVRDIIRIDGLRLVFDYGWALIRASNTQPVLVLRFEAATEKGLTEIKSFVEDILKTVIPR
- the argS gene encoding arginine--tRNA ligase, translating into MIETAADIIKNAIDNLRKNGGIKTEDIPDIIIERPKRDEFGDYATNVAMLLASKEARPPRQIAEVIVKEIKPSASVKKAEIAGPGFINIFMQDDYWLNLLKEVYSLKERYGTSNIGAGKKVQVEFVSANPTGPLHIGHGRGAAVGDALVNILKAAGYDVTKEYYINDKGRQIETLGRSVYLRYLELFGKGVELPEDAYKGGYIKDLAGDYKQKFGDSYAVMGYKEDAVSKFAEFAKGELLEHIKKDLLDFGVEFDKWFSENDDLCNKNFVTKAMEELQTKGVIFEEEGAKWFRTTTFGDDKDRVLRKADGELTYFASDIAYHKNKMERGLHGMVNIWGADHHGYEARVRAALKAFGYNDSVLKIIFIQLVSLLRNGVPVPMGKREGEFVTLRQVIDEVGKDACRFFFLMRKSDAHLDFDLELAKKQTPENPVFYVQYAHARICSVVKHAKEKKIAIPDTEGVNIKLLSIKEELDIIKKLAFFPDIVKGSAIAMEPHRITFYLQELAAMFHPYYNKNRVVTEDAKLTDARLYLCEAVRTVLQNGLKLLGISAPEEM
- a CDS encoding mannose-1-phosphate guanylyltransferase/mannose-6-phosphate isomerase, coding for MKPANKNIHAVVMAGGAGTRFWPLSRESSPKQMLKIVGEDTMIRQTIKRLRGFVPEENISIVTSEKLTFDLSIHLKGLLPLSPSMRGIKGEDKGRLKIITEPFGRNTAPAIGLAAVYLKKTKTDPIMIVLPADHNIRSEDIFIETLKTAIKCAEGNWLVTLGIKPSRPETGYGYIKAGVRGQGTGVRKVEKFTEKPDAKTAQKYLKDSNYLWNSGIFVWKTSAILEEIKKYMPALYNGLLKIEKTIGTKDEKKVIEGVYSELDTVSIDYAVLEKSKNVMVVPADIGWSDVGSWAALDEALPHDVNGNIIKGNVIDVESRDSIVFSGGRLVATIGLKDMVVVDTADATLVCRKEKAQDVKKIVDELKKHGREEYLIHKTVERPWGAYTVLETGERYKIKRLFIKPGARLSLQIHRHRSEHWVVVSGTARVTKDREVYDVHPNESTYIPMSTKHRLENMGRVPLQIIEVQNGEYLGEDDIERLSDDYKR